The stretch of DNA CGAAGCCAGCGAGTACGGCGCGAAGATGACCGCGATGGACGCCGCGTCCAACAACGCCGCCGAGATGATCGCGTCGCTCACACTCGAAATGAACCGTGCGCGCCAGGCGACGATCACGCGCGAGCTGATGGATATTGTGGGTGGCGCCGAAGCTCTGCGGAGCTAGGCGGCGTCGCCGAAAAAAACAATCCCAGGTGAAAATTACGCCATGAGTGGACAAACCGCAGGCCATATCAATCAGGTTCTGGGCAACGTCATCGACGTTGAGTTTTCCAACGGCTCGTTGCCCGCAATTATGAGTGCGCTGCGCGTCAGCAATCCGTCGATCGACGATCGCGCCGGCAATCTGGTGCTCGAAGTCGAGCAGCATCTCGGCGAAAACGTCGTCAGATGCATCGCGATGGACTCGACCGAAGGACTGGTGCGCGGGATGGAAGTGCTCGACACCGGCGGCCCGATTTCGGTGCCGGTCGGCGATGGGACGCTCGGCCGCCTGATGAACGTGATCGGCGAGCCGATTGACGAGGCCGGACCGATCGCCTTCGAGCGCCGGATGCCGATTCATCGCGAGGCCCCCGACTTCGCCGATCAGGGAATCGAGGTCGAAATCCTCGAGACCGGCATCAAGGTGATCGATCTGATATGCCCCTACTCGCGCGGTGGAAAAATCGGCCTGTTCGGCGGCGCGGGCGTCGGCAAAACGGTCACCATTCTCGAGCTCATCAACAATATCGCTAAGGAGCACGGCGGCGTTTCGGTCTTTGCCGGCGTCGGCGAGCGCTCGCGCGAGGGCAACGACCTCTATCGCGAGCTCAAGGAATCGGGCGTGCTCTCGAAGACCGCGCTGGTCTATGGCCAGATGAACGAGCCGCCCGGCGCGCGCGCACGCGTCGGCCTCACCGGCGTCACGGTCGCCGAATATTTCCGTGACGAGCAGGGTAAGGACGTCATCCTGTTCATCGACAACATTTTCCGCTTCGTGCAGGCCAACTCCGAGGTCTCGGCCCAGCTCGGCCGGATGCCCAGTGCGGTCGGTTATCAGCCCACCCTCGGCACCGACATGGGCGCGTTGCAGGAAAGGATCACGACCACCAAGAAGGGCGCAATCACCTCGGTGCAGGCGATCTACGTGCCCGCCGACGATTACACCGATCCGGCGCCGGCGACGACCTTCTCGCATCTCGACGCGATCACTGCGCTCGAACGCAAAATCTTCGAAAAGGCGATCTTCCCCGCGGTCGATCCGCTGGCCTCGACCTCGCGCATCCTCGACCCGCAAATCGTCGGTGAAGAGCATTACGCGGTGGCGCGGCAGGTGCAGGCGATTCTGCAGCGCTACAAGGATTTGCAGGACATTATCGCGATTCTCGGGATGGACGAACTCTCCGCCGACGACAAGTTGGTGGTGGCGCGCGCGCGGCGGGTCGAGCGTTTCCTGTCGCAGGCGATGCATGTCGCGGAGCCCTTCACGAATATCCCGGGCGCCTATGTCACGCGCGCCGAGACCGTGCGGGGCTTCAAGGAGATCCTTGACGGCAAGTGCGATGACCTACCGGAGCTGGCCTTTTACCTCGTCGGCACGATCGACGATGCGCGCGCGAAGGCCGAACGCCTCGCCCGCGGCGAAGCGCGTTAATCCTCAATGGCAGAAACCTTTCCATTCAAGCTCGTGAGCCCGACGGGTATCATTTATGAGGGGCCGGTCGAGCAGGCGACGGCGGTGGGCGCGCTCGGTGAATTCGGCGTGCTCCCGAACCACATCAACTTCATTACGTCGCTCGAGCCGGGCGTGATCACGCTCAAGCTCGCCGACGGCTCAACCTCGGAGTTCCTGCTTTCCGGCGGGCTGGCCGAAGTGAAAGACGGCGCGATGACCGTGCTGGCGTCCGAAGCGGTCTCGTTGGCGTCAGTCGATCCTGTCGCCGCGGCGCCGGAAGTTCAGGCAGCCGAAGCGAAACTTGCGCAAATGAGCTTTTACGATCCGGGCTACCAAGAGGCCCAGGAAGCGCTCCGACTAGCCCGCGCCCGCGCCGAGATCACCCACCTCAGCCGCGCCCTGCATTAGATGCGAAGGGCTCATGCCCGCAACTGTATAATACCGGCGCACCTCTAGGAATTCGGTTCTACCGAAGCGGATTTTCTCTCTACGGCGGACTCACCTGATCCTCTGCGGTAACCTTGATCCAAGGTGCGATTAGTCGAACTGAAATACGAGTTCATCCGGACTCCTTTAGAGCAGCCGCTGCGCCGTCTGCGTAACTTACTCGAGTACCCTCGTCGCCGGCGATTTCCAGAGCTGCGTGAGATCTATGCCGAAGAGCAGCGAATCGATGCGGTTCTGAGGCAAATTTTGCGTAGAGACGGCAACTGCATTGACGTCGGCTGCCACTACGGTTCAATGTTGAGCCGCTTTTGCCGTCTGGCGCCAGCCGGCCACCATGTCGCGGTCGAGGCGATTCCCGCAAAGGTCCGGTTCTTACGCCGCAAGTTCCCTGAGGTTGACGTGCTTGAGGTGGCGCTGTCTGACCACGCCGGCGCTGAAGACTTCTACATAAATCTCGCGGCCACCGGCTTCAGTGGGCTCGCGCGGCATGGTGAAGGCCACTTCGAACGAATTCACGTCACCTGCGTCCGACTTGACGATGCGGTTCCCAAGGATCGCCGCTTCGATCTGCTTAAGATTGACGTCGAAGGGGCGGAACTGTTCGTTTTGCGGGGGGCAACTGCATTTCTCACGCGCGATCGCCCCACCATTCTGTTCGAGTGCGGACCTTCCGGACCGCCCGCCTTCGGTTATACCGCCGGCACCCTTTACGACTTGTTCGTAGCTTGCGGTTACTCGGTTTTCCTTCTGAAAGACGCGTTAAATCGCGGGCTGCCAGTCGTTCGCGAACAGTTCGAGGCCGCCTTGGTTTATCCGTTCAAAGCCTTCAACTGGCTCGCTGTCGCCAGCGAACGGATTACTGAAGTGTTGGCGAAGTCTTAACTGCCCCTCGGCTGACGCGCGCTCATCGAAAAGCCGGCGCAGCCTCCACCGCGACGGCATCGGGCGGCCCGACTACGGCATCCTATTGCGTAGGACTCGTTAGGAGGCGGGGGCGGCCGCTTGAGCGGGCTGGCGATCGCGGAAGTGCGGGATGACGTGTTTGCCGAAGAGCTCGATCGCATGCATCGTCTTGGCGTGCGGGATCGACCAGAACTGCATCATCGCG from Candidatus Binataceae bacterium encodes:
- a CDS encoding FkbM family methyltransferase, translated to MRLVELKYEFIRTPLEQPLRRLRNLLEYPRRRRFPELREIYAEEQRIDAVLRQILRRDGNCIDVGCHYGSMLSRFCRLAPAGHHVAVEAIPAKVRFLRRKFPEVDVLEVALSDHAGAEDFYINLAATGFSGLARHGEGHFERIHVTCVRLDDAVPKDRRFDLLKIDVEGAELFVLRGATAFLTRDRPTILFECGPSGPPAFGYTAGTLYDLFVACGYSVFLLKDALNRGLPVVREQFEAALVYPFKAFNWLAVASERITEVLAKS
- the atpD gene encoding F0F1 ATP synthase subunit beta, whose protein sequence is MSGQTAGHINQVLGNVIDVEFSNGSLPAIMSALRVSNPSIDDRAGNLVLEVEQHLGENVVRCIAMDSTEGLVRGMEVLDTGGPISVPVGDGTLGRLMNVIGEPIDEAGPIAFERRMPIHREAPDFADQGIEVEILETGIKVIDLICPYSRGGKIGLFGGAGVGKTVTILELINNIAKEHGGVSVFAGVGERSREGNDLYRELKESGVLSKTALVYGQMNEPPGARARVGLTGVTVAEYFRDEQGKDVILFIDNIFRFVQANSEVSAQLGRMPSAVGYQPTLGTDMGALQERITTTKKGAITSVQAIYVPADDYTDPAPATTFSHLDAITALERKIFEKAIFPAVDPLASTSRILDPQIVGEEHYAVARQVQAILQRYKDLQDIIAILGMDELSADDKLVVARARRVERFLSQAMHVAEPFTNIPGAYVTRAETVRGFKEILDGKCDDLPELAFYLVGTIDDARAKAERLARGEAR
- the atpC gene encoding ATP synthase F1 subunit epsilon, with the translated sequence MAETFPFKLVSPTGIIYEGPVEQATAVGALGEFGVLPNHINFITSLEPGVITLKLADGSTSEFLLSGGLAEVKDGAMTVLASEAVSLASVDPVAAAPEVQAAEAKLAQMSFYDPGYQEAQEALRLARARAEITHLSRALH